Proteins from a single region of bacterium:
- a CDS encoding ring-opening amidohydrolase, whose amino-acid sequence MFAAEVYRFPMASPDDVGPLRAIFDRGALRADEVVAIIAKTEGNGRVNDFTRQYAVESFARCLAGSMGASMEDIRGRVALVGSGGCEGVMTPHAVVLARRVTRGPGAGGKRLAVGVGFTRELLPEEVGTLEQVHAVAAAVKDAMTGAGIAEAGDVKYVQVKCPLLTSERINAARDRGRKVKTTNTLASLGFSNGASALGVAIGLGEIPPGEVREADICAREDLFSRYASSSAGVELMHGEVVLIGNAAEWDSPYRAGHAILQDLIDADGVRTALRDAGLDFECSPGPADRRRIAAVFAKGTVSVDGRVRGRRTTLLTDSDLNTRPARAVLNAVVASVVGDPAVYVSAGWGYHQGPVGGGLVSAIVRVEDKG is encoded by the coding sequence ATGTTCGCCGCGGAAGTCTACAGATTCCCGATGGCGTCGCCCGACGATGTCGGACCGCTACGGGCGATCTTCGATAGGGGCGCGCTCAGAGCGGACGAAGTCGTCGCGATCATCGCGAAGACGGAGGGGAACGGCCGGGTCAACGACTTCACCCGGCAGTACGCGGTGGAGTCGTTCGCGCGGTGTCTGGCCGGCTCGATGGGAGCTTCGATGGAAGATATCAGGGGGCGCGTCGCCCTGGTGGGCTCGGGCGGATGCGAAGGCGTGATGACCCCGCACGCCGTCGTGCTGGCGCGGCGCGTCACGCGCGGGCCGGGCGCCGGCGGCAAGCGCCTCGCCGTCGGCGTCGGCTTCACACGAGAGCTTCTGCCCGAGGAAGTAGGCACGCTGGAGCAGGTGCACGCGGTCGCCGCGGCCGTCAAGGACGCGATGACCGGCGCAGGCATTGCGGAAGCCGGCGACGTGAAATACGTCCAGGTGAAGTGCCCGCTCCTTACCTCGGAGCGGATCAACGCGGCCCGCGACCGCGGCAGAAAGGTCAAGACAACCAACACGCTGGCCTCGTTGGGCTTCTCCAACGGGGCCAGCGCTCTGGGGGTGGCCATCGGGCTGGGCGAAATCCCGCCGGGCGAGGTGCGGGAGGCCGACATCTGCGCGCGGGAGGATCTCTTCTCGCGCTACGCATCGAGCTCAGCCGGCGTCGAGCTGATGCACGGGGAGGTCGTGCTCATCGGCAACGCCGCGGAGTGGGACAGCCCCTACCGCGCCGGGCACGCGATCTTACAAGATCTCATCGATGCGGACGGCGTGCGCACCGCGCTGCGCGATGCCGGTCTGGATTTTGAGTGCTCTCCGGGCCCCGCGGACCGCCGCCGCATCGCGGCAGTGTTTGCCAAGGGGACGGTGTCCGTCGACGGCAGGGTACGCGGCCGCCGCACGACGCTGCTCACCGACTCCGATCTGAACACCCGTCCCGCGCGCGCGGTCCTGAATGCCGTCGTGGCGTCGGTCGTCGGCGACCCGGCGGTCTACGTCTCGGCCGGATGGGGATATCACCAGGGTCCCGTCGGCGGAGGCCTGGTTTCGGCGATCGTGCGGGTCGAGGACAAGGGCTGA